From Toxotes jaculatrix isolate fToxJac2 chromosome 7, fToxJac2.pri, whole genome shotgun sequence:
GCCAGGTACTGCTGCTTtatatgcaaacacatttaacacactAGCACTGTAAGATTTAGTCTCACAGAGCAGTCATACACATACAACAGTCACAGCATGAATCACTAACACTATTTGGGGAATTTGGTACATAACATATCAGCTATAATTTTGTCCCCCAAAGTCCAATTGTTTTGTGTTGATACTTGTGCACAAGTACACAAGTAAATGCATAATATGCATAACATATAGCTTCCAATGAGCAGGTGTATTCTGAttgtctctgctctgattgatgtgtttctttttctcactgctCTGGCTTGTCCTGGAGCTCTGACAAGGTAGGGACTGTATTCCTGTCAGCTATGACCTGAGACAGCTGGTAGACATATGACTAGATAATGCTTCCACATATGCCTGTTTGTATGAAGGCTAGGACTGTACATTTAGCTGATATATTTCGTCCTAGCCTCCATCATGTGAGTGGGTTTGTGTGGTTAGTGCCACCTATCTGTGCACCTGTTGCTTTGTAAACCACTTTGCTAATAATTGATATCAATTTTAACAAGTCAAGAAAAGATTAAACTTGTCCAAATAACATTTTCTTATTGGAGTGATTTGATGCATTATATCTTAACATAATCGCAAAAGCATCAAACTCCACTGGAGTtgttttatcttatcttatcttatctttaaGAAAAACCAGGCTGTCATTAAGAGACTGGTGGACTTGCTAAAATTGATTGTGATGGTAGTATTTTGAACAAAATGTGATGTCAGGTATCATGTGTACTGTTATTTGATGGATCTCCTTTCAGGGGCTGCTCTCAGGTGGGCATCCTGCGGGCACTGAATGAGGCGGGGATCCCCATCGACCTGGTGGGAGGCACCTCCATCGGCTCCTTTATGGGAGCTCTGTatgcagaggagaagagcaaCAGTCGGATGAGGGTCAGAGCTCGTGAATGGGCCATGGTGTGTTGACATTAATTAATTTAACATTAATGGAAAAACTTCATTGTTTGCCCCAAATCCTACTGCCAGTAAAGAATTTTCACCAAAGAATTTTATCAGTACACACTTGACTTTTCTTCCCTTTgtaccttccttccttccttcctcagGATATGACCTCTTACTTTAAGAAGATATTGGATCTGACCTACCCAGTCACCTCCATGTTTTCTGGTGCTTCCTTCAACTCCAGCGTTAGTTCTGTCTTCAAGGGCAAACAGATCGAGGTAAGATGTTTCAcgtaaacaacaaacacttgGAGCTAAGCACTGAGGCAGAGGGGGACATTTACAAATGACTGGTATTGATCCAAACCACTGAGCAAACTTGACAAATGGGATTCAGTGAAAATGATCAGATTATAAATTACATAAGTTTGCAAATATGATCACAAATGctgctttttctgctttcactgtTCTGCCAGGACCTGTGGCTTCCATACTTCAACGTCACAACAGATATCACAGCTTCCTGCATGAGAGTTCACACTGACGGTGTGTGTCTAACTTCAACAAAAGAAGAACACCTACGCTTCATATCTTTGTGTGATCCCTAATGAACCCAGGGAGACTGGGCACTTGCCAGCAGTTTCCCCAAAACGAAATGCTCACTGCATTGAGTTCAATATACATGAgtcactgacagagacacagtgacgAAATCCTTGCTGCAGTGAAAACTGTGACAGCTTTGGAACAAATCAGCTGAAGActgcaaataataaataagcaGAGTTTTTGGAATCTCCTCTAAAAACACCTGTTAACCACACACTGCCTCTCTAATCTTCAGGTTCGTTGTGGCGATACGTCAGGGCCAGTATGTCACTGTCTGGTTACCTGCCCCCTCTCTGTGACCCTAaagatggacatttactcatgGATGGAGGCTACATCAACAACCTGCCTGGTGAGGAGCGCTGAGCAGAGGAGTGGGATCAAATGTTTTAgagattaatttttttgtttgtctatgCTATATTTAGCTAAAAGGTCCAGTCCATTTAGCTTTTGATCTTTAGGAATTAAATCAGTTagaaaatgtacaaatgcaTTTGTCCTGTTGTGGTATCTAGCTGACGTGGCTCGCTCCATGGGGGCCAAGGTTGTGATTGCAATTGATGTTGGAAGCCGGGATGAAACCGACCTGACCAACTATGGCGACTCCCTGAATGGCTGGTGGCTGCTGTGGAAACGATTCAACCCACTGGCTGAGAGAATCAAGGTACACTGTCCTTTGCAGACACTGACATGTCCTCTGTATTTGTCAGTTTACTTTAAAAAACCTAGCAATACTGAATATCAGTAATTGCATTAATTGAATTCTGTTAATTTCCCTTCCAGGTCCTGAACATGGCAGAGATCCAGACCCGACTTGCTTACGTCTGCTGCGTGCGGCAGCTGGAGCTGGTCAAAGACAGTGAATACTGTGAATACATTCGACCGCCCATCGATCACTACGGCACCCTAGATTTTGGCAAGTTCGACGAGATCGCGGTGAGTTTCCCCTCTGGTCCTCAGTGCCACTCTCCCATGTCCCCTCCATCTGCTGGGTTTGTGACCCTGTTTCACTGTGGCTGCAGGAGGTAGGATACCAGCACGGGAAGACACTGTTCGATGTGTGGCAGCGCAGCGGGGTGGTGGACAGCATGCTTAAGGACAGACATCAGGAAGAGTTCCACAAGACCAGAACTGGCCATGTGAGTGCAGTCTACAGACACCACTGACCCGGGGTGGATTTTAAAGCCATCATTATGTGTTtataaatgaactgaaactgagGCTGATGTAAAGTCTTCGTTGGAGTGATGCAGTGTGTCTTTCAGGTGGTCACCTGTCCGAATGCCTCCTTCACTGACCTGGCAGAGATTGTGTCGAGGATAGAACCTGTGAAGAACGCTTTAGTCAAGGGTTAGTTATCAATaacatattaaaataataaaccgAACAATTTCATATCTACATAGAAAAAATTCTTGTTATAAAGGCCTGCTTTTGATTTGCAGTGTGCAGGTGTGGGCACAGTTTGTTGGTATTTTAGAAAATCTGTAATACAGTTATAGGAATCATAAACGTCTCTGGACGTGATCTGCAGTGTCAGCTACATGTCTGACATTAtaaccacaaaacaaataaccttGTCTTCAGTCTGAAATGCTCTGGGTGCACACGTTGTCTCCTCTTGTCTGCCCTCAGAGGAGCTGTCTGATGAATACCAGACAGACTATGACGAGGAGGCGGTAGAGAGCGCTCTGTCCGACTTTGAGGCGTTCGCCCCTGGCAGTgagctgacagaggaagaggagacagtggaCACTGCTGaaacagtacatataaaaacaagacattatTTAATTGTTTTAGATTTGTGTGATAAACAAAGTCTGCGTGAAAGTAAAGTTTCGTCTTATCATAATCtgaaaccaaacaaataaaagccagCCAATGTCTGATTCTCCGTCATTTTCACAGGATGAAGAAATTCAAACCCGGCCGAGGAATTCTCCACGTCATCCTGCACCGTGACGTCCATCACAGCTACGACCACCTGTCAGGGCGACTCACCGcgctgcacaacacacacacatgttaatGCACTATTTCTGGTAACTTTTGAGAGTTTGCATTACAGACGTGTCCCTGATTCACTAACCCAATGAACAGTGAGGTAGCGTGCTCAGTgacttgctcaggggcacctcAGCAGAACACAAACCTGTTGATGGATGCAGTAAAATGAGAGAAGTATCAGACCTGCCAGTAAAAGGAGATTTAGTTTTACTGATTTAGTGATTTAAAATAGTTACAGTAACAACTTACCATGGGTTTCCATCAGGTCTCTGGGGGAAGTCAGGGAACAGCAGGGAGTTTTATAAATGGGCTAACCCCACAGTAGAACAGTAGTGTGTAATAGTTTTAGCTTGTTTAAATTTTCATTAAATTGTATGGTAGTCAAAATGTATGAAGTTGTGCCACAGTAGGAGCCTTGGaaaatttaaattaagtttaaaaaaaatgtataactTCACAGGAGCTCATCATGTAGAAATGGTTTTAAATATAGCTGCTTCCTACCATAATAAGCTCAGATTCATGAAGCACTACAGTGCGCTTCATAAAGTTTACATGTAAGAACAGTGAGTATATGTTCTATGTGCCTACAGTTCACTTCAAGTACAGTGTTACCCTCATTTCTGTGTGATGAAGAAAGGATTTCTCGTCTTCCAGAGCAGGACGATCTGCACACTATAGGTGTGATAGATGTAATGTGAACAGCGACTAATAAACgttttctcacacacagtgcacatCAGATGTATATCATGAATGTATTTATCACTTAGAGCctgactatttaaaaaaaaacaaacatgagattttcattttcactgcacTGGTTTTGCATGTTGGTATTTTTGTCAGCCTGAGCTTGTTCCCCTCAGATGTTCACAGCAAGCACAGCACTGCACAAGAGGCAAACTGAAACCaaccaaaacaaaccagagGTCATAAGACAACAATaaggaaaaagacacaaagacacagatgtACCACCAGGGTTAAGGTGTGGAAGACTGTGCTTTTTAGATTGAAAGATGTTCCCACAGTACAGCTATTCCTCATACAGATAATGCAAAAGGTCTTATCGGACCTAATGTCTTTCTCAGTGATTTTAAAGGTTGTGCTCAAGGGACCATTTATGGGAGACAGAATCCGAATCAGAAAAACTATTGATTTCCACAGGGAAAATGCACAAGCAgttaggaaagaggaagaggaggagggaggaagaaccAGGGgtcagaagcagcagcagacaaagCAGCACCATTCAAGACTGACAGAAGAGGTTGGCTGAGTAAAGTCAGAGAGAGCTCAAGTAAAGTCACACAGGAAATGTGTTTGTAGAGACAGATGGAttaatagtcttttttttcttttcacagcatgcctattttttttcattagagCCAATATGCCCATCTCTGAATGTTGGAAGGATTTCTTTAACCACTTTTGTATGTTAGAACTTGTGTGACTCTGTGAACAGTAGGTTTCCCAggctctttatctctctctgccctGGGAGAGATGAAGTGTATCTTGTCTTATCTGGGAGGAGCTCTGTGTTCAAGGCTGAAATGTAGAAACTGCTAacgtctttgtgtctgtgtgtgtgtgtgtattccttcTAGTGTACAATACAGTTTaactaaaacacaacactgtgcattatttttgtatggacagggcacttttcatgcagagcaggtctagactggTTCCACATAAGGATGTTTGATAACAATAAGATGATAATAGGACTGAGAATAAGactaacagtaataataataaaactgataaTGATAAGACTAATAGCAATACTTAATGAGACTAATAATGGGGCAGTAGGTGGCAGTATGGaagcagatgaacctgcagagggcgacaggagaagaggagagaacaaaactacaggagagagtagaagcagagttaGTAACAAACATTAACGGGATATGAATACATAcaggtggagaggaagagagagaagagcttggtgcatcatgggaagttcACAAGCAGTCTAGGCTTATAGCAGCACTACTACGAAATGGTTCAAGGCAATCCTAATCTCCTTTCCTAGTTCCTGTCTAAGTGTAATTCTAGATGAAGATACTGGTGTCATATattatacacaaatacacaacatgttGAAGAGTCAGAGAAATAAGGAATACCAACTAATGAACTGTGGTGATAAAAGGAAATTGACATTATTTACATCACTGGTATGAATCACTCAGTAAAACTTTGAAGGTTTTAAAAACTTGGGTTtctaaacacaacataaaactaGTATatcagagaaagaggagaaatcaGAGCTGAAAGACCTCTGCCCCTGCAGTACCCTGGGCCCCCAAAGCATTTATCTACATTGCCTTAGCCAGAAATCCCTGAAACTGCACAGAAGGCTACTTCTATGCAAACATGAAGTCTCTACACTTATTGGCTGGTTGCACTCGTACATCATATGTCCACTGGATGTCACTGTGTTGCAGACAGAATGAATCACAGCCCCATCAGGTGGACACTGGGGCTTATGCAGCACGTGTGTTAATAACTGATGAATGTTTTCAGCATGTTGTCATTGAGTGTGATCCTGTATCCACTGGCTGAACCTGTGGGAGTACTTAGCTGGTCTAATCGTGGAAAAGGCCCTGCCTGGGTAGCGGAGGTGTTTCCACAGGTTCTCCAGTCTTTTCTTCCAGTTGTAGACAGTGAAAATGTCTATAATTCCCACAAAGTAGCGTCGGTCTGGCCCGTCGATCACATGAATGGCGTTTTTGCAGTTGGGCAGCAGCCTGTGATGATGCTTGTGGAATTCCTGCAGTAATTCAGTGCTGGTTTCTTTCGCAGGGCAGTTTATCTCCTGGAGGGGGATTTCTTCACTAGTGCCCCCAGCTGCTGCCTGTGGCTGGCCTGACCCACAATCTGTAGTATCTGGCCCCATGGTATCCTCCAGTAATGGAATGGTGGGGGGGTCTGACCCTGTGGGGCTGACATCCAAGTCCAAAGACCTATAAGagaggcaaaaataaaaaaaaacacagaacatagTGTGTCATAAAAGATGCTCAGTAAAGCAGAACTTAATGTGAAAACCACAGTgattaacaaaacaaaccatGGTGCACCAGTCCATCCACAGAGGTATCTCCACTACTTCTCAGTTCTTCAGTGTCGGTTCATCTTCATAACCCTCTGACAGGGAAGCTGCATAGAACTGTATTTTCATATATTCAAGCTGTTTAACCACACTGAAACCTTCTTTCTGTTGTTCAAAAAAGGTGAAAAGGGTTTGCCTGTTGGAAACTACCCAAAATGTGTTGTGATTGTTTTAgtcatttctttcatcttttttttagcGCctcctggtggtggtgttgggcCTCAACTAGTGTACtttctgaggctgctgctgctgtatccCTGAATaagctgcatttttttcaaaagagaAATCACAGGCTGAGGTACGTCCTTTTCAAGCTCAGGGGTATAGAGAGACGGGTCCATGTCCAAGAGAGAATATGTTGTGTGAGGAAACTCCTGGGCCAGTACTGGATTTGAAAGTGGAGCCCCCACTGATAATCCCTCCATTTTCCAATAAGAATATAAGAAAtagctgccatcttgtttttcctttgtttctttgtttcatctgccatctgtcctctgtcctccctaTTCTCCCTCTGCCACTGAGTCACTGAACCTAAAATGGATTGTGGTTTGTAGGTGGTTTGAATGATGGTGCAAACCAGGAACAAATCACTAAGTACAGTGTGCAAGTGCACCAGGCAGGTAAATCCTGGCTTTCAAAGTGTATATATGACAAAGTGTATACACTCCTATTTTAATCCATCTGTCCATACAGGCCGTGTAACAGCTAGCCCTTTATTTGCATTGCCTCCATTTTACATGAATGACTACATGGACCATTTCCAAAATGTTTGCTCAGTTGGTGAGCATCAGTGCTGTTGGTAGGCTAGCTGTCTCTCCCACACAACAGTGGGTCAAAGGATGTATGAAACCTACTTTGTTGCTCGAATAACGAGGTTTGCCAAAGAGTGTTTTCCTTCGAGCTCGTCTCGGTGCAGAGGTTGATGGGCCAGCAGCACACTGTAGTCCAGCACATTGAGTTCTTGAAGAAAAGCAGCATCCGCTTTCACTTGATTGGTGAACCAGGATTTTTCTGGACCTACAGAAACCACACAGACAGTTCCATTCAGTGTGCCTTCACACTTATCAAACacatgtgacttttgtttttttgttgttgtttgttttttgcagttAGTTTTGTGTAGCATTATTCACATGGCTAAGGAAAGTGCAGAGGTGAGGACACTCACCTAATGcaatgcactgtccttcgaaGTTCCTGTCCTTCAGCACCTTTATTATTTGTTTCCCACCTGTGTCGGGGTTAGTCCACCTCCCCACCGCACAACCTTTAATGTCGTATCtgtgcaacaaaaacacacatcactttatacacacaaaatatatcTGAAATCTACACAACAAAACATGGGGAAAACATAGATACTGTACCTAATGTTGATCCTCTCATCAGGGTAAAACACACTCTGCATCACAACGAAGTATTTctggagcagacagacagcactgCATTGTAAGTACTGCTACTGTAATGATATAAAGGATGTAATAACTTACTGCTTATTGTGATGATGAAATACCTTTATCTGATTTGGAACAACAATCCTGTGAACACCTTGAAAATGGAAAGACCACAATCAGCAACAGCTTTTTAACCTCTGCTTCAAACATGTGGCCACAGCAACAAGTAACAGAGCCAGGGTGCATTACATGACTCTTATGACAAAGGACAAAGCCCTCCTTTGAGGCCTTGGTAGAAGTCTAAGAGCTGAGCCAACCACAACTGAGTCTCAGCTCCCATGTACCAGTTAGAAGTTAGGgccaaaaacacaagcacagctTTTGATTGAACCCAGGGTGAAAAGTACTGGAAGAAGATCATAATGCAGTTTGATCAGTTTGTGCTCCTTTGATTGTGCAGTGAGGTTTTCCTCTGCACACATTCCAGCAaatgtgtttggatgtttttaTGTGGGTATATGTTGGGAGATGGAGCTTCACAGCCAAAGTATTGGAAACACTGAATTAAGGTACAACAAGCACcagtttcttttcatgtttcatgtttattGTAAATATCTCAACTGTAGATACTGTAGATactgtatatcctgcacttgctgcttttgcacttctggttagatgctaaactgcatttcattaCCCTGTCCTTGTacatgacaataaagttgaaccTAATCTAATAATCTTTTGATTGGATAAGCACAGTATCTTGGACTACTGAGGACCTCTCGTGCTGAACAGTTAAATGAATCTACTCTTACCTAGAAATCTCACCATCAGTGAATGAGGGTATTTCTCCAAGTGGTCCATGTATGCCTGTAGATTGGACAGAAGAAACCTGACCTCACGTCTGCTCTGGGTCTTTAGGAAGAACCTCTTGTCATTCCTAAAACCAAGCACACACAAGAACATCAGTACTGGAGCATTCTGCCAAACCCCAAAATATGTTAGATGATTAGTTTTTTcatgttcagtgtcagtgtttgtaaaa
This genomic window contains:
- the LOC121184282 gene encoding phosphatidylinositol 4-phosphate 5-kinase-like protein 1, producing the protein MAQRKAAGSSRAARQRFWWQLRRRWRMLGVFEITPDHEFYHLTSMIKEGMHAVIQGTMDTPGQDTLTAEHFKAEEAQTHDGFEMQTYAAPVFAKLRRSLDITEEEYMNSLCLGGCYLQFVSNSKSKADFFVTNDKRFFLKTQSRREVRFLLSNLQAYMDHLEKYPHSLMVRFLGVHRIVVPNQIKKYFVVMQSVFYPDERINIRYDIKGCAVGRWTNPDTGGKQIIKVLKDRNFEGQCIALGPEKSWFTNQVKADAAFLQELNVLDYSVLLAHQPLHRDELEGKHSLANLVIRATKSLDLDVSPTGSDPPTIPLLEDTMGPDTTDCGSGQPQAAAGGTSEEIPLQEINCPAKETSTELLQEFHKHHHRLLPNCKNAIHVIDGPDRRYFVGIIDIFTVYNWKKRLENLWKHLRYPGRAFSTIRPAKYSHRFSQWIQDHTQ